ATTTTTTAAAAGGAACGGTCTTAACTTGTTATTGAGACCGTTCCTTTTTTACTTATGGACAGTTTTTAGGTATGATAGAATGATAAGACTTTATTTAAGTGGAGGATGAATTACGTTGAATGAATTAGTAATTGATACAGAATATATAACGCTTGGTCAAGCGCTGAAAATGACAGATGCAATTAGCTCTGGCGGTATGGCAAAGTGGTTTTTAAGTGAACATGAAGTGTATGTAAATGGAGAAGTCGAAGATCGCCGCGGGAAAAAACTGCGTCATGGAGATGTGATTAATATTCCAGGAGTAGGACGCTATAAAATTGTCGATGCATTTATTGAAAACGGAGAAAATTAATTCATGAACATCGAGCGCTTGCAGCTAACAGATTATCGTAACTACGAATCGTTAACACTGGATTTTTCAGATAAAATTAATGTTTTTATTGGGGAAAATGCTCAAGGAAAAACAAATGTAATGGAATCAATCTATGTACTAGCGATGGCCAAATCTCATCGTACCGCGAACGATAAAGAATTAATACGTTGGGATGCGGATTATGGTAAAATAGAAGGTGTGGTAAATAAGCGTTACGGTGGCGTTCCTATCGAATTAACGATTTCAAAAAAAGGCAAAAAGGGCAAAATCAATCATCTTGAACAGACGAAACTAAGCAATTATATCGGACAGATGAATGTAGTAATGTTTGCACCAGAAGATTTGAATATCGTAAAGGGCAGCCCCCAAATTCGCCGAAGATTCATCGATATGGAAATCGGGCAAATTTCCCCTGTTTACTTACATGATTTACTAACATTCCAAAAGATTTTGAAACAACGTAATCATTTACTAAAAAAGAATGCGGGAAAACAATCACTCGCATCCGATGTGATGTTTGAAATTTATACAGAACAATATGTGCAGGCGGCAATTCAAATTATCCGTAAAAGATTTCAGTTTATCGAGCTTTTACAAGATTGGGCTGAGCCGATTCACTTCGGTATTTCGCGCGGATTAGAAAAGCTTGTTATAAAATACCGTCCTGTAACAGGGATGGAAGCAAGCTGGACTGCCGAAGAAATGGCGGATTACTTAACGAAGAAACTAGAAGAAGTGAAGCAGCGTGAAATTGAAAGAGGCGTAACACTTATAGGCCCTCATCGGGACGACCTTCAGTTTTTTGTCAATGATTACGATGTTCAAGTTTACGGCTCACAAGGCCAGCAGCGAACAACGGCATTATCTTTGAAACTTGCCGAAATCGAACTTATCAAACAGGAAACGAAAGAAACGCCGATTCTTTTATTGGATGATGTTTTATCTGAATTGGACGATTATCGCCAATCACATTTATTAAATACAATTCAAGGTGAAGTCCAGACATTCGTTACAACAACGAGTGTAGAAGGAATTCACCATGACACAATACAGCACGCAAAATTGTTCCAAGTAACACAGGGAACAATTGAACAACCATAGTGCATTGAAATACGTAAAAAAGAAGCATACTGATAGTTATGAAAGAGTAGGTGAACAATAGTGGCTTTAGAAGATAATAAAGTCCAGCAATCTTATGATGCGGATCAGATACAGGTATTAGAAGGATTAGAGGCTGTTCGAAAACGTCCTGGTATGTATATTGGTTCAACAAGTTCAAAAGGATTGCACCATTTAGTTTGGGAGATTGTTGATAATAGTATTGATGAGGCTTTAGCAGGTTATTGTACAGGAATCACAGTGACAATTGAACAAGACAATTGGATTCGCGTAGAAGATAACGGTCGTGGTATTCCCGTAGATATTCAGGAAAAAATGGGTATGCCTGCTGTTGAAGTAATTATGACAGTACTTCATGCAGGCGGTAAATTCGGCGGTGGAGGCTACAAAGTATCAGGTGGTCTTCACGGTGTTGGTGCCTCTGTAGTAAACGCACTCTCGAGTCAGACAATTGTTCAAGTACACCGCGATGGTAAAATCCATGAAATCATTTTTGAACGCGGTCAAACGGTTCAAAAGTTAACAGTTGTTGGTGAAACAGACCATACAGGTACAACAACACGATTTAAAGCAGATGGCGAGATTTTCAAAGAAACAACAGTTTATGAATACGATATTTTAGCGACACGTATCCGTGAATTGGCTTACTTAAATCGTGGCATCAGCCTTACAATCGCTGATGAACGCATAGGACAAGAACGTTCTGAAACATTCCACTTCGAAGGTGGTATTCGTGAATATGTTGAGCATATAAACGAAAATAAAGAACCTATCCATGTACCGATTGATGTGTTGGGCGAAAAAGAAGGCATTACGGTTGAAATTGCGATGCAGTATAATGCAGGCTTCAGTTCCAATATTATGTCTTTTGCCAACAACATCAATACGTATGAGGGTGGTACGCACGAATCAGGCTTTAAAACTGCCTTAACACGTGTGATCAACGACTATGCCCGCAAAGCAAACCTGATTAAAGAATCGGATGCCAATCTTACTGGTGAAGATGTTCGTGAAGGTTTAACGGCAATCGTATCAATAAAACATCCAGAACCTCAATTTGAGGGTCAAACAAAAACTAAACTTGGAAACTCTGAAGTAAGTCAGATTACAAATGCTTTATTCTCAGACGGATTTGAACGTTTCTTGCTTGAAAATCCATCGGTTGCACGCCAAGTTATCGAAAAAGGTACAATGGCGGCACGTGCACGTGTAGCAGCGAAAAAGGCTCGTGAATTTACACGTCGTAAATCTGCACTTGAAGTTTCAAGTTTACCAGGTAAATTAGCAGACTGTTCTTCGACAAACCCTGCTGAATCTGAGATTTATATCGTAGAGGGTGACTCTGCCGGTGGATCTGCTAAATCAGGCCGTGACCGTCATTTCCAGGCGATCTTGCCACTGCGCGGAAAAATTCTTAACGTTGAAAAAGCACGCTTGGACCGTATTTTATCGAATGCCGAAATCCGTGCAATGATTACAGCATTCGGTACTGGTATTGGGGAAGAGTTTAATTTAGAAAAAGCACGTTATCACAAAATTGTCATTATGACGGATGCTGATGTCGATGGTGCACATATTCGTGTACTATTGCTGACATTCTTCTTCCGTTTCATGCGTCCATTAATCGAAGCGGGTTATGTATATGCAGCAAAGCCGCCTCTATATCAGGTAAAACAAGGGAAACATGTTGAATACTGCTACTCAGATCAGGAATTAGAAGATATTTTAAACCGTCTTCCAAAATTACCGAAGCCTAATGTACAGCGTTATAAAGGTTTAGGGGAAATGAATGCAACACAATTATGGGATACAACAATGGATCCAGAGCACCGTACTTTAATTCGAGTAGAATTGGATGATGCAATTGAAGCGGATAAAATTTTCGATCACTTAATGGGTGATGAAGTTGCACCTCGTCGTGATTTTATCGAAGAAAATGCAGTATACGTGCAAGACTTGGATATTTAACATCCTTCTGCGGGTTTTAAACACCCGCAGAGGGATGCAATTATGCTTGGACATAATTGATTAGTTAGTGCAATTGGAAGGAGGTCCTCATTTTGTCTGACATTCAGCATGGACATATTGAATCTAGAAATATTACAACAGAAATTAAATCATCTTTCCTAAGCTATGCG
This genomic window from Solibacillus sp. FSL R5-0449 contains:
- the yaaA gene encoding S4 domain-containing protein YaaA, producing the protein MNELVIDTEYITLGQALKMTDAISSGGMAKWFLSEHEVYVNGEVEDRRGKKLRHGDVINIPGVGRYKIVDAFIENGEN
- the recF gene encoding DNA replication/repair protein RecF, with the protein product MNIERLQLTDYRNYESLTLDFSDKINVFIGENAQGKTNVMESIYVLAMAKSHRTANDKELIRWDADYGKIEGVVNKRYGGVPIELTISKKGKKGKINHLEQTKLSNYIGQMNVVMFAPEDLNIVKGSPQIRRRFIDMEIGQISPVYLHDLLTFQKILKQRNHLLKKNAGKQSLASDVMFEIYTEQYVQAAIQIIRKRFQFIELLQDWAEPIHFGISRGLEKLVIKYRPVTGMEASWTAEEMADYLTKKLEEVKQREIERGVTLIGPHRDDLQFFVNDYDVQVYGSQGQQRTTALSLKLAEIELIKQETKETPILLLDDVLSELDDYRQSHLLNTIQGEVQTFVTTTSVEGIHHDTIQHAKLFQVTQGTIEQP
- the gyrB gene encoding DNA topoisomerase (ATP-hydrolyzing) subunit B, which gives rise to MALEDNKVQQSYDADQIQVLEGLEAVRKRPGMYIGSTSSKGLHHLVWEIVDNSIDEALAGYCTGITVTIEQDNWIRVEDNGRGIPVDIQEKMGMPAVEVIMTVLHAGGKFGGGGYKVSGGLHGVGASVVNALSSQTIVQVHRDGKIHEIIFERGQTVQKLTVVGETDHTGTTTRFKADGEIFKETTVYEYDILATRIRELAYLNRGISLTIADERIGQERSETFHFEGGIREYVEHINENKEPIHVPIDVLGEKEGITVEIAMQYNAGFSSNIMSFANNINTYEGGTHESGFKTALTRVINDYARKANLIKESDANLTGEDVREGLTAIVSIKHPEPQFEGQTKTKLGNSEVSQITNALFSDGFERFLLENPSVARQVIEKGTMAARARVAAKKAREFTRRKSALEVSSLPGKLADCSSTNPAESEIYIVEGDSAGGSAKSGRDRHFQAILPLRGKILNVEKARLDRILSNAEIRAMITAFGTGIGEEFNLEKARYHKIVIMTDADVDGAHIRVLLLTFFFRFMRPLIEAGYVYAAKPPLYQVKQGKHVEYCYSDQELEDILNRLPKLPKPNVQRYKGLGEMNATQLWDTTMDPEHRTLIRVELDDAIEADKIFDHLMGDEVAPRRDFIEENAVYVQDLDI